A portion of the Pseudomonas protegens CHA0 genome contains these proteins:
- a CDS encoding VOC family protein has protein sequence MKINPYLVFNGTCKAAFTFYAQCLNGTLEMMMTFGESPARDHISADCHERIMHTRLSVGDQVLMGSDTTPELPYLGIHGCSISLNIDNAAEAERVFAALAEQGNVQMPLEATFWAERFGMLVDRFGVPWMVNCEKRQ, from the coding sequence ATGAAAATCAACCCCTACCTGGTGTTCAACGGCACCTGCAAGGCCGCCTTCACCTTCTATGCCCAATGCCTGAACGGCACCCTGGAAATGATGATGACCTTCGGTGAAAGCCCGGCCCGTGATCACATCTCTGCCGACTGTCACGAACGCATCATGCACACCCGCCTGAGCGTCGGCGACCAGGTGCTGATGGGCTCGGACACCACCCCTGAGCTGCCCTACCTGGGCATCCACGGCTGTTCGATCTCGCTGAACATCGACAACGCCGCCGAAGCCGAACGGGTATTCGCCGCCCTGGCCGAACAGGGCAACGTGCAGATGCCCCTGGAAGCCACCTTCTGGGCCGAGCGCTTCGGCATGCTGGTGGACCGCTTTGGTGTGCCATGGATGGTCAATTGCGAGAAGCGCCAGTAA
- a CDS encoding GDL motif peptide-associated radical SAM/SPASM maturase — translation MSDRLPARYLSETDLKRFVPVHVVWEITLACDLKCLHCGSRAGHRRPGELNTQECLSVIDSIAALGTREVTLIGGEAYLRKDWTRLIQAIHDHGMYVAIQTGGRNLTPAKMQAAVDAGLNGVGVSLDGLAPLHDAVRNVPGSFDKALDTLRRAKQAGLKVSVNTQIGAATLPDLPALMELIIDAGASHWQIQLTVAMGNAVDHPELLLQPYQLLEVMPLLARLYREGAERGLLMNVGNNIGYYGPYEHMWRGFGDDRVHWSGCAAGQTVLALEADGTVKGCPSLATVGFSGGNVRSMSLHDIWHYSEGIHFGRLRSVDDLWGYCRTCYYNDVCRGGCTWTSHSLLGKPGNNPYCHYRTLDLAKKGLRERIVKLEDAGPASFSVGRFDLITERIDTGEAVSSVNDSGQVIKLAWVNQGQASPEEGRIPPRLALCRNCLEYIHAHESTCPHCNADVAAAEARHQQDRLRQQALINTLHQLLGTPQEQPRL, via the coding sequence ATGTCAGACCGTCTCCCCGCCCGCTACCTCAGCGAAACCGACCTCAAGCGCTTTGTCCCGGTGCATGTGGTCTGGGAAATCACCCTCGCCTGCGACCTCAAGTGCCTGCATTGCGGCTCCCGCGCCGGGCATCGGCGCCCGGGCGAACTCAATACCCAGGAATGCCTGTCGGTGATAGATTCGATCGCCGCCCTGGGCACCCGGGAAGTCACCCTGATCGGTGGCGAAGCCTATCTGCGCAAGGACTGGACGCGGCTGATCCAGGCCATCCACGACCACGGCATGTACGTGGCGATCCAGACCGGCGGGCGCAACCTGACCCCGGCCAAGATGCAGGCCGCGGTGGATGCCGGGCTCAATGGCGTCGGCGTCTCTCTAGATGGCCTGGCGCCGCTGCATGACGCGGTGCGCAATGTCCCCGGCTCCTTCGACAAGGCCCTGGATACCCTGCGCCGGGCCAAGCAGGCCGGGCTCAAGGTCAGCGTCAACACGCAGATCGGCGCCGCCACCCTGCCCGACCTGCCGGCCCTGATGGAGCTGATCATCGATGCCGGCGCCAGCCACTGGCAGATCCAGCTGACCGTGGCCATGGGCAATGCGGTGGATCACCCCGAGCTGCTGCTGCAGCCCTACCAGTTGCTGGAGGTGATGCCGCTGCTGGCGCGCCTGTACCGCGAAGGCGCCGAGCGCGGGCTGCTGATGAATGTGGGCAACAACATCGGCTACTACGGCCCCTACGAGCACATGTGGCGCGGCTTCGGCGACGATCGCGTGCACTGGAGCGGATGCGCCGCCGGGCAGACGGTCCTGGCCCTGGAGGCCGACGGCACGGTCAAGGGCTGCCCGTCCCTGGCCACCGTGGGTTTCTCCGGTGGCAACGTGCGCAGCATGAGCCTGCACGACATCTGGCACTACAGCGAAGGCATCCACTTCGGCCGCCTGCGCTCGGTGGACGACCTGTGGGGCTACTGCCGCACCTGTTACTACAACGATGTCTGCCGCGGCGGGTGCACCTGGACCTCGCACTCGCTGCTGGGCAAGCCGGGGAACAATCCCTACTGCCACTACCGGACCCTGGACCTGGCGAAAAAGGGCCTGCGCGAACGCATCGTCAAGCTCGAAGACGCCGGCCCGGCGTCGTTCTCGGTGGGCCGTTTCGACCTGATCACCGAACGCATCGACACCGGCGAGGCGGTATCGAGCGTCAACGACAGCGGCCAGGTGATCAAGCTGGCCTGGGTCAACCAGGGCCAGGCGTCGCCCGAGGAAGGCCGCATCCCGCCGCGCCTGGCCCTGTGTCGCAATTGCCTGGAGTACATCCACGCCCATGAAAGCACCTGCCCGCACTGCAACGCCGATGTCGCCGCCGCCGAAGCCCGGCACCAGCAAGACCGGCTGCGCCAGCAGGCGCTGATCAACACCCTGCACCAGTTGCTCGGCACGCCCCAGGAGCAGCCGCGCCTGTAA
- a CDS encoding DUF1842 domain-containing protein, translating to MTIGLFHTRLIVANPVIGGPVLTLDLLVDTPKKRVSGVARVTQSTSPPVQFHADVWGDYSQVKLDPSSEGHIILSLAGNPSGPTSQIAETFHLQGILGLDWASGFASYKYQFQGHWHVVQHAAVSPAPVEQAQAADYASQAGPAAEARHPLYAVALQQAQASGDLARLKALVAQGEQQLANADNLTQAVQQLQAEISRLEQR from the coding sequence ATGACAATCGGACTGTTCCATACCCGCCTCATCGTCGCCAACCCCGTGATCGGTGGGCCGGTGCTGACCCTCGACCTGCTGGTCGATACCCCGAAGAAACGCGTCAGCGGCGTTGCCCGCGTGACCCAGAGCACCTCGCCACCGGTGCAGTTCCATGCCGACGTGTGGGGCGACTACTCCCAGGTCAAGCTCGACCCCTCCAGCGAGGGGCACATCATTCTCAGCCTGGCCGGCAACCCCAGCGGCCCCACCAGCCAGATCGCCGAGACCTTCCACCTGCAGGGCATCCTCGGCCTGGACTGGGCCAGCGGCTTCGCCAGCTACAAGTACCAGTTCCAGGGGCACTGGCACGTGGTGCAACACGCCGCCGTGAGCCCGGCCCCGGTGGAGCAGGCGCAGGCAGCGGACTACGCCAGCCAGGCCGGCCCGGCCGCCGAAGCGCGCCACCCGCTGTATGCCGTGGCGCTGCAGCAGGCCCAGGCCAGCGGCGACCTGGCGCGGCTCAAGGCACTGGTGGCCCAGGGCGAGCAGCAACTGGCCAACGCTGACAACCTGACCCAGGCGGTGCAGCAGTTGCAGGCAGAAATCAGCCGCCTGGAACAGCGCTGA
- a CDS encoding DUF1842 domain-containing protein yields MSGNYSQAEGLFPLSYRIGTSQPGAPTLILNLLAYTPEHSVRGTSSITQAVNPPLDLHSDVWGQYTYLTVMPPSTSKILITAQGNQGGPGSNSVINFKLHLVVSDDWKEGVANYQYYNGHSWVTVNQVPAHLQETVQSSTLSAPLHRGQPNHPLPPISALYGAPIHGAIASGDLAQMKSLHKVATQQLEQLPLIRTALVAAKAEISQQERR; encoded by the coding sequence ATGTCCGGCAACTACTCGCAAGCCGAAGGCCTGTTCCCCCTGAGCTACCGCATCGGCACCTCGCAACCCGGCGCACCCACCCTGATCCTCAACCTGCTGGCCTATACCCCGGAACACAGTGTGCGCGGCACTTCCAGCATCACCCAGGCGGTCAACCCGCCCCTGGACCTGCACAGCGATGTCTGGGGCCAGTACACCTACCTCACCGTCATGCCGCCCAGCACCAGCAAGATCCTCATCACGGCCCAGGGCAACCAGGGCGGCCCGGGGTCGAACTCGGTGATCAACTTCAAGCTGCACCTGGTGGTCAGCGACGACTGGAAGGAAGGCGTGGCCAACTATCAGTACTACAACGGCCACAGCTGGGTGACGGTCAACCAGGTGCCCGCCCACCTGCAGGAAACCGTGCAGTCCAGCACCCTGTCGGCCCCTCTGCACCGCGGCCAGCCCAACCACCCGCTGCCGCCGATCTCGGCGCTGTACGGGGCGCCGATCCACGGTGCCATCGCCAGCGGTGACCTGGCGCAGATGAAGAGCCTGCACAAGGTCGCCACCCAGCAACTGGAACAGCTGCCGCTGATCCGCACCGCACTGGTGGCCGCCAAGGCCGAGATCAGCCAGCAGGAGCGGCGCTGA
- a CDS encoding DUF1843 domain-containing protein: MSNASQHVIPPYGVAIQSAISEGKLPEMKALLAKRDPARNEPKDLHNAYEQLAKEVARLERR, translated from the coding sequence ATGAGCAATGCATCCCAACATGTGATCCCCCCCTACGGAGTCGCCATCCAGTCGGCCATCAGCGAAGGCAAGCTGCCGGAGATGAAAGCCCTGCTGGCCAAGCGCGATCCGGCCAGGAACGAACCCAAGGATCTGCACAACGCCTACGAACAGCTGGCCAAGGAAGTCGCCCGCCTGGAACGCCGCTGA
- a CDS encoding HAD family hydrolase, whose protein sequence is MTIRAVVFDFGGVLFDWSPHHLYRQLIPDDERRQWFLDTICTQAWNTRQDAGRSLAEATRSLVAEHPDHAPLIEAYYGRWPEMLKGPLDQGVALLEELHQAQVPLFGLTNWSRETFPYAWDNYPFLQRFRDIVVSGQERQIKPDAEIYHTTLGRIRAHLPGVAPEELVFIDDHAPNIVAATALGWHAIHHVTAAETRRRLEELGVVRAH, encoded by the coding sequence ATGACGATTCGTGCCGTGGTTTTCGATTTTGGTGGCGTGCTGTTCGACTGGAGCCCGCACCACCTGTACCGCCAGCTGATCCCCGACGATGAGCGCCGCCAGTGGTTCCTCGACACCATCTGCACCCAGGCCTGGAATACCCGGCAGGACGCCGGCCGCAGCCTGGCCGAGGCGACCCGCAGCCTGGTGGCCGAGCACCCCGACCATGCCCCCTTGATCGAGGCCTATTACGGGCGCTGGCCGGAAATGCTCAAGGGGCCACTGGATCAGGGCGTGGCCCTGCTGGAAGAGCTGCACCAGGCGCAGGTGCCCCTGTTCGGGCTGACCAACTGGTCCCGGGAAACCTTTCCCTATGCCTGGGACAATTACCCGTTTCTGCAGCGCTTTCGCGACATCGTGGTGTCGGGGCAAGAGCGCCAGATCAAGCCGGATGCCGAGATCTATCACACGACCCTGGGGCGCATTCGTGCGCATTTGCCGGGGGTGGCCCCCGAGGAACTGGTGTTCATTGACGACCATGCGCCCAATATCGTCGCCGCAACGGCGCTGGGGTGGCATGCGATTCATCATGTGACGGCGGCCGAGACGCGGCGCCGGCTGGAGGAGTTGGGGGTGGTCCGAGCGCACTGA
- a CDS encoding DUF6021 family protein — MTAKNPTGPRSSEHASNHHDPGFDPDSPDLADPQVDPVGPARAPLDRPEPEHRRKRSRAYDPLANLKK, encoded by the coding sequence ATGACTGCCAAGAACCCCACGGGGCCGCGCTCGTCCGAGCATGCCTCGAATCATCATGACCCGGGTTTCGACCCCGATTCGCCAGACCTGGCCGACCCCCAGGTAGACCCGGTAGGCCCGGCCAGGGCACCCCTGGACCGCCCTGAACCCGAGCACCGGCGCAAGCGCTCGCGGGCCTACGATCCCCTGGCCAACCTGAAGAAATGA
- a CDS encoding DUF2188 domain-containing protein — MSTPLLNKLQINGYQVLSVNHGPWKVCTPGDRLATFGTREEAMAFAAALPARRQRPAATGG, encoded by the coding sequence ATGAGCACGCCGCTGCTGAACAAACTGCAGATCAACGGCTATCAGGTCTTGAGCGTCAACCACGGGCCCTGGAAGGTCTGCACGCCGGGTGACCGGCTTGCTACCTTCGGCACCCGGGAAGAGGCCATGGCCTTTGCCGCCGCCCTGCCGGCGCGCAGGCAACGACCGGCCGCCACCGGTGGCTAG